Proteins from a genomic interval of Macrobrachium nipponense isolate FS-2020 chromosome 28, ASM1510439v2, whole genome shotgun sequence:
- the LOC135201409 gene encoding uncharacterized protein LOC135201409 isoform X1, translated as MSQRQRQEWGFVQTSYFSTDGGGFASGAAESSVIGPDGIKKGECSYTNSNGESFKIKYEEKSNGQIIKGSVNGKEGKQDIERALGECRGSLTKLSGSVQEELEGLRTALPRLIERSRGRWTVSTASRSPLSANRRTSSNRWLTSRKGWRMFIKRPSGTSLRSDSFLDNCLCMRRRIFLQYFLIFF; from the exons ATGTCACAGCGCCAGCGCCAAGAGTGGGGTTTTGTTCAGACGTCCTACTTCTCGACAGATGGAGGAGGATTTGCGTCCGGGGCAGCTGAATCGAGTGTTATCGGTCCAGATGGAATCAAGAAAGGAGAGTGCAGCTACACCAACAGCAACGGAGAAAGCTTCAAG ATCAAGTATGAAGAGAAATCCAACGGTCAGATCATCAAAGGTTCCGTGAACGGCAAAGAAGGGAAGCAAGACATTGAACGCGCCCTTGGCGAATGCCGTGGGTCCCTCACCAAACTGAGCGGCAGCGTCCAGGAGGAGCTTGAAGGACTAAGGACCGCATTGCCGAGATTGATCGAACGTTCCAGAGGCAGATGGACAGTTTCAACCGCCAGCAGGAGTCCTTTATCAGCCAACAGACGAACTTCTTCCAACAGATGGCTGACTTCTCGAAAAGG ATGGCGAATGTTCATCAAGAGGCCTTCAGGAACTTCACTCCGTTCAGATTCTTTTTTAGATAATTGTTTATGCATGCGTCGTAGGATATTTCTGcagtatttccttatttttttctag
- the LOC135201409 gene encoding uncharacterized protein LOC135201409 isoform X2 has protein sequence MSQRQRQEWGFVQTSYFSTDGGGFASGAAESSVIGPDGIKKGECSYTNSNGESFKIKYEEKSNGQIIKGSVNGKEGKQDIERALGECRGSLTKLSGSVQEELEGLRTALPRLIERSRGRWTVSTASRSPLSANRRTSSNRWLTSRKGSLGKNNRS, from the exons ATGTCACAGCGCCAGCGCCAAGAGTGGGGTTTTGTTCAGACGTCCTACTTCTCGACAGATGGAGGAGGATTTGCGTCCGGGGCAGCTGAATCGAGTGTTATCGGTCCAGATGGAATCAAGAAAGGAGAGTGCAGCTACACCAACAGCAACGGAGAAAGCTTCAAG ATCAAGTATGAAGAGAAATCCAACGGTCAGATCATCAAAGGTTCCGTGAACGGCAAAGAAGGGAAGCAAGACATTGAACGCGCCCTTGGCGAATGCCGTGGGTCCCTCACCAAACTGAGCGGCAGCGTCCAGGAGGAGCTTGAAGGACTAAGGACCGCATTGCCGAGATTGATCGAACGTTCCAGAGGCAGATGGACAGTTTCAACCGCCAGCAGGAGTCCTTTATCAGCCAACAGACGAACTTCTTCCAACAGATGGCTGACTTCTCGAAAAGG CTCGCTTGGAAAAAATAATCGGTCATAG